A single Botrytis cinerea B05.10 chromosome 1, complete sequence DNA region contains:
- the Bcaqp2 gene encoding Bcaqp2, with protein MAANKGINGGIKNHFIAFLGEFVGTFLFLFFAYGGTQTANQTSQKNPSIVASPDINQLLYIALIFGFSLTVNVWIFFRVSGGLFNPAVTIALCLVGVVGPVRSIFIFIAQVVASIAAAAAVRGLLPGDTVLFSCALAPGTSIAQGLFLEMFFTIELVFTILMLAAEKTKVTFVAPVGIGLSLFVAELMGVAWTGGALNPARAFGAEVIGGFRGYHWIYWLGPLMGAVLAAGFYKVIKFLNYEQVNGEQDLSAEEKQLKDEKKARKKEERRRKQNFAGLFQTGRMHHHHHANTRNATVNDAGDGRPNSAPPYTEPPAQQQTWPHSASTIRENEDFSRFAEMGSQDGIVITREQPAEQYRLSGERYVQDANAQNRAKTP; from the exons ATGGCTGCCAATAAGGGAATCAATGGTGgtataaaaaatcatttcatcGCTTTCCTGGGCGAATTTGTCGGgacctttctcttcctcttcttcgcttATGGCGGAACTCAAACCGCCAATCAGACATCTCAAAAAAACCCATCGATAGTTGCAAGTCCTGATATAAATCAGTTGCTTTACATTGCTCTGATTTTTGGCTTCAGTCTCACCGTCAACGTCTGGATCTTTTTTCGTGTTAGTGGAGGGCTTTTTAATCCGGCT GTCACAATAGCTCTTTGCCTTGTAGGTGTGGTGGGTCCTGTCAG AtctattttcatattcatagCCCAGGTTGTTGCCTCTATCGCTGCTGCCGCAGCGGTTCGAGGCCTTCTTCCAGGAGACACTGTACTCTTTAGTTGTGCACTGGCTCCCGGCACTTCTATTGCCCAAGGACTCTTCCTTGAGATGTTCTTCACTATCGAGCTAGTGTTTACCATTCTCATGTTAGCAGCCGAGAAAACTAAAGTTACCTTCGTGGCACCTGTGGGGATAGGACTCTCGCTCTTTGTTGCGGAGTTGATGGGCGTTGCTTGGACAGGTGGTGCTTTGAATCCAGCTAGAGCATTTGGCGCAGAGGTCATCGGAGGATTTAGGGGCTATCATTGGATTTACT GGTTAGGACCTCTCATGGGGGCGGTTCTCGCAGCGGGCTTCTACAAGGTTATCAAATTCCTCAACTATGAACAGGTAAACGGTGAACAAGATCTTTCGGCCGAAGAGaaacaattgaaagatgaaaagaaagctcgaaagaaggaagaaaggcGAAGGAAGCAAAATTTTGCAGGTCTTTTTCAAACCGGGAGaatgcatcatcatcatcatgcgAATACCAGGAACGCAACAGTAAATGATGCAGGTGATGGAAGACCAAATTCAGCACCCCCTTACACAGAGCCTCCAGCTCAACAACAAACATGGCCGCATTCGGCAAGTACTATCAGGGAGAACGAGGATTTTTCGAGGTTTGCAGAGATGGGAAGTCAGGATGGTATTGTGATTACACGAGAGCAACCTGCAGAACAGTACAGGCTCAGTGGAGAGAGGTACGTTCAGGATGCCAATGCCCAGAATAGAGCCAAAACGCCTTGA